From Musa acuminata AAA Group cultivar baxijiao chromosome BXJ3-8, Cavendish_Baxijiao_AAA, whole genome shotgun sequence, one genomic window encodes:
- the LOC103993198 gene encoding bZIP transcription factor 29 yields MDETGIGPMKQSPGNPFLSVSKQQQQYHVNPNATQAIGPYSNIGAECGKRSGVPPASPCSQLPSLPPRSPPLAVAAQQLPPVARHHSRSRSQPTFFSLDSLPTLICRGDSSSTTSLSDSVSADVSMDDHDVPSSHSPPLPPNNDAAAAAAQERDDLPPRKTHRRSQSDVPSAFFPPSLPVQAATAAPFAGGFLDSAKLTVAGVKLENHWDVGLDADAVSGDDLFNAYMNLDGFDALNSSEDNREDLNSRDSGSKTNAADSSENEADSKAKEHLKGGLKRNAAGDPSQVMATSRHCRSFSMDSFMGKFNLEEEPQKLLPSPGLRARQSSKSNSFDVAPNTFSLEFGNGLFTAAEMKKIMENEKLVEMAMTDPKRVKRILANRHSAARSKERKMRYIAELEHKVQTLQTETTNLSTQLTFLQRDSAGLTNQNHELRFRLQAMDQQAQLRDALNEALTAEVQRLKLAATGLADAHPSKSLNQQASMDPQRYQLQSKLQRAHVPPYQLQKQQDDTVMDSRSEQ; encoded by the exons ATGGATGAAACCGGCATTGGACCGATGAAGCAGTCGCCGGGCAACCCATTCTTGTCCGTCTCCAAACAACAGCAGCAGTACCATGTAAACCCCAATGCTACGCAAGCCATTGGGCCGTACTCCAACATTGGCGCCGAGTGTGGGAAGCGCTCAGGCGTCCCTCCCGCTTCCCCTTGCTCCCAGTTGCCGTCCCTCCCCCCTCGCTCGCCGCCCTTGGCGGTGGCCGCGCAGCAGCTGCCACCTGTCGCCCGCCACCACTCCCGTTCCCGCTCCCAACCGACCTTCTTCTCCCTCGACTCACTGCCGACCCTGATCTGCCGCGGCGACTCCTCGTCGACCACCTCCCTCTCCGACTCAGTATCAGCGGATGTCTCCATGGACGACCACGACGTTCCCAGCTCCCACTCCCCACCGCTCCCGCCCAATaacgacgccgccgccgccgccgcccaggAAAGGGATGACCTTCCACCTCGCAAGACGCACCGGCGCTCCCAGAGCGACGTCCCGTCCGCCTTCTTCCCCCCGTCTCTGCCCGTGCAGGCCGCGACTGCCGCCCCTTTCGCCGGGGGGTTTCTGGACTCTGCTAAGCTGACGGTGGCGGGAGTGAAGCTGGAGAACCACTGGGACGTCGGATTGGACGCCGATGCCGTCTCGGGCGATGACTTGTTCAACGCTTACATGAATTTGGATGGCTTCGATGCGCTAAATTCCTCCGAGGACAACCGCGAGGATCTGAACAGCAGAGACAGCGGATCCAAGACGAATGCCGCTGACAGTAGCGAGAACGAAGCAGATAGCAAAGCGAAAGAACATCTGAAGGGCGGGCTGAAGCGAAATGCTGCAGGTGATCCTTCTCAGGTCATGGCGACCTCTAGGCACTGTAGGAGTTTCTCGATGGACAGTTTCATGGGCAAgttcaacctcgaggaggagccgCAAAAGCTGCTGCCTTCCCCCGGTTTACGAGCGAGGCAGAGCTCTAAATCCAATTCATTTGACGTGGCGCCCAACACCTTCAGCTTAGAGTTCGGCAATGGCCTTTTTACTGCTGCAGAGATGAAGAAGATCATGGAGAACGAGAAGCTCGTCGAGATGGCAATGACCGATCCTAAACGCGTCAAGAG GATATTAGCCAACCGACATTCTGCTGCCCGCTCCAAAGAGCGTAAGATGAGGTACATCGCAGAGTTGGAACACAAGGTGCAGACATTGCAGACGGAAACCACCAATTTGTCAACGCAGCTGACTTTTCTGCAA AGAGACTCAGCTGGGCTCACAAATCAGAACCACGAGCTGAGGTTTCGTCTTCAAGCTATGGACCAGCAGGCGCAACTGAGAGATG CTCTGAACGAGGCTCTGACCGCAGAAGTGCAGCGTCTGAAGCTTGCTGCTACAGGGCTTGCTGATGCTCATCCTTCCAAGAGCTTGAATCAACAAGCATCCATGGATCCTCAGAGGTATCAACTGCAGTCAAAGCTGCAACGTGCACATGTGCCTCCCTACCAACTACAGAAACAACAGGATGACACGGTAATGGATTCCAGATCTGAGCAGTAA